Genomic window (Moraxella haemolytica):
GTGCGGTCAAGTTCGCAGGTCTCAATGCCAATCGGCGTGCCATCGGTGGCAAGGCGTAACATGGTAAGGCGATGCTCATCAGTCGTAGGCTTACCCTTAAATGGGTTACCCTTGGTGGGCATGAGCGAGACGCTGATGGGGTCGGTGGCAGCCTGACTTAAAGCATGATGCACGCTCATTGCCATTGATAGATGTGATGAATGCACAGGGTCAAAGGAGCCACCAAGAAAGGCACGAATGGTCATGGCTGATTGGGTAAATGGATTTGTGCTAGTGTAGCAGAAGTTGGTTAGAGTGGCAAATGACCTAGCTTTCCGTCTTATTATGAAAGGAAAAAAAGAGAGGTTAATCTTTGATGGGCTTTGTAACTAGCCTTTGAATGTTGAAAAAGAGCGATAAATTAACAAAATGATAAAAACGATGAACATAACCTGTGTGATGATTGCCCATCGCCTAAGCAATCATCAGTGCTGATGAGATAATTTGTTTAAATAAACCTTAATGTTGCTTTAAAAATCACATCTTTACCCCATTAAGTCAATATCAATCAGATAATCCATCAAAGGCAACCTATGGCACACGAATTTATCAGCATTAAAGGTGCTCGTACGCACAACCTAAAAAATATCGATGTGGACATTCCACGAGATAAGCTTGTGGTGATTACAGGTCTTTCAGGTTCTGGAAAATCATCACTCGCTTTTGATACGCTTTATGCTGAAGGGCAACGCCGTTATGTCGAAAGTTTATCCGCTTATGCTCGCCAATTTTTAAGTCAGATGGATAAGCCTGAGGTGGATAGTATTGAGGGTCTTTCTCCTGCCATCGCCATTGAACAAAAATCCACCAACCACAACCCTCGTTCTACCGTTGGTACGATTACCGAAGTCTATGATTACCTACGCCTACTATTTGCAAGAGTTGGTACACCCCATTGTCCAGAACATGACTTGCCAATGGTCGCCCAAACGGTCAGTGAAATGGTGGATGATATTCTTGCTAAACCTGATGGCACAAAACTGATGCTTCTAGCACCTGTTGTGCGTGAACGAAAGGGCGAGCATCTTGCCCTGTTGGAGAGGTTGCAGGCACAAGGTTTTACCAAATTTCGCATTGACGGTGCGGTCTACGATGTGGACGAGCTACCCACTCTTGCTAAGACGCACAAACACACCATTGAGGTGGTGGTGGATAGATTTAAGGTGCGAGATGATTTGGGTAATCGAGTGGCAGAAAGTTTGGAGACTGCCTTAAGATTGGGTAATGACATTGTCATCGTCCATCATATGGACGGGGCTGATGAAGCTGTTTTGTCCGCCAAGCATTCTTGTCCTGTCTGTGATAGGGTGGTTAGTGAGTTAGAGCCACGCCTTTTTAGTTTTAATAATCCTGCTGGGGCTTGCCCATCGTGTGATGGTCTGGGCAAGCGTCAGTATTTCTCTGCCGAGCGGATTGTTGCCGAGCCTGCAAAATCCATCAATCAAGGGGCAATACATGGTTGGGACAAACGCCATGCTTATTATTTTGGGCTGTTGACCACAGTCTGTACGCATTTTGGTATTGATATGGATAAGCCGTGGCAGGAATTACTCAAAAAAGAGCAAAACATCATCTTAAACGGTTCTGGCAAAGAAAAGATTGTCTTTAATTTTACCGATGAAAGGGGGCGTAAGACAACTAAGACCGTACCGTTTGAGGGGATTTTACCTTATCTAGAACGCCGTTATCATAGCACTACCAGTAACATTGTGAGAGATGAGCTGGCTCAATACCTTTCGGATACTACTTGTAATGTCTGCAATGGTGTGCGTCTAAACGACATTGCTCGTCATGTCAAAGTGGACGGTCGTGGCGTGGGGGATATCATTCATCTTCCCATCGGTCAGGCATGGCAATATTATGAAAATCTGCACATTAGCGGACTTAAAGGCGAGGTGGCGGATAAGATTTTTAAAGAAATTCGTGAACGGTTGGGATTTTTGACTAAGGTGGGCTTAGAATATCTAACCCTTGCTCGTTCTGCTGAGACATTGTCAGGAGGTGAGGCACAGCGAATCCGTTTGGCAAGTCAAATCGGTGCAGGGCTCATGGGAGTCATGTATGTGCTTGATGAGCCGTCCATCGGACTGCACCAAAGAGATAATGACCGTTTGTTATCCACTCTAACGCATCTTAGGGATTTGGGCAACACGGTTATTGTCGTGGAGCATGACGAAGATGCCATCTGTATGGCAGATTATATCATTGATATTGGTGTGGGAGCAGGCGTGCATGGCGGAAGAGTGATTGCTGCAGGAACGGCAGATGAAATTGCCAAAAATAATGACTCCTTAACAGGGCAGTATTTGTCAGGTAAAAAACGCATTGAAGTCCCTAAAGTTCGTCATACTGCCAAGATGGGTGAGGTCAAAAAAGGCAAAAAGACGGTATCTGAACCTTTATATATCCGTCTAGAAGGAGCAAAAGGCAACAACCTAAAAAATGTTAATCTAGAAATTCCCATCGGTGTGATGACCTGCATCACAGGTGTGTCAGGCTCTGGCAAATCTACGCTCATCAATCGTACGCTCATGCCACTATCTGCCACATACCTAAATAATGCCACGACATTAGTACCCGAAAGTTACGATAAAATCACAGGGCTTGAGCATCTTGATAAGATGGTGGATATAGACCAAAGCCCCATTGGTCGTACCCCTCGTTCTAATCCTGCTACTTATACAGGGGTGTTTACGCTCATACGAGACCTATTCACCCAAACGCCTGAGGCAAGAGCTAGGGGATATAAAGCAGGGCGTTTTAGCTTCAATGTTAAGGGTGGTCGCTGCGAGGCTTGTCAAGGCGATGGCATGATTAAGGTGGAAATGCACTTTTTACCCGATATGTATGTGCCGTGCGATGTCTGTGATGGTAAACGCTACAATCGTGAGACGCTAGAGGTGCATTATAAAGGCAAGTCCATCAGTCAAGTGCTAGACATGACGGTGGAAAATGCACTTAGTTTCTTTGAGGCGATTCCTGCGATTCATCGCAAATTAGAAGCACTCATGCAAGTGGGACTGGGTTATATTCAGCTTGGTCAATCTGCCACGACATTATCGGGAGGTGAAGCCCAAAGGGTGAAACTTGCCAAAGAACTTGCCAAACGAGACACAGGGCAGACTTTATATATCCTAGATGAACCGACCACAGGACTGCATTTTCATGATATCAAAAAACTACTTGATATCCTGCACACCCTTAGAGATAAGGGTAATACGGTGGTGGTTATTGAGCATAATCTGGATGTAATTAAGACTGCTGACCATATCGTTGATTTGGGCTACGAAGGTGGTGATGGCGGTGGCATGATTGTTGCGACAGGAACGCCAGAGAAGGTGGCACAAGATGAGAAATCTCATACAGGGCGTTTTTTAAAAGGTGTGCTTGAAAAGGGATAAGTAGCAAAATTTTTGATGGTTGATTGTGCATCTGATGACGGTAGCGATGATGATTTATGCTATCGTCATGATGGAGCAAAAACATGATGGGTGTTTGATTAAATTTGCTACCATGAAAGCAAATTCCCAAAGATGTACAAGGCGAGCAAAAAAAGACTGGTAATTTTGCGAAATTTTCGTTAAAGTAGGCATACAGGCTTAGTTGAATAACAAGAATGGTCTGTGTAATAGGTGTTTTATATTTATATTAGTTAATGATAGAGTAGCTTATGAGTAGTGTGAATAAGGTAATCATTGTTGGTCGCTTGGGCAATGACCCAGAAGTGCGTTCTTTTCAAAATGGCGGCGGCGTTACGAATATTTCAGTAGCGACAAGCGAGCGTTGGACAGATAAAAATACAGGCGATCGTAAAGAGCAGACAGAATGGCATCGCATCAGTCTCTTTAACCGCTTGGGAGAGATTGCAGCTCAGTACTTGCGTAAAGGCAGTATGGTTTATATTGAAGGTAGCCTACAGACTCGTAAATACACAGATTCACAAGGCA
Coding sequences:
- the uvrA gene encoding excinuclease ABC subunit UvrA, which encodes MAHEFISIKGARTHNLKNIDVDIPRDKLVVITGLSGSGKSSLAFDTLYAEGQRRYVESLSAYARQFLSQMDKPEVDSIEGLSPAIAIEQKSTNHNPRSTVGTITEVYDYLRLLFARVGTPHCPEHDLPMVAQTVSEMVDDILAKPDGTKLMLLAPVVRERKGEHLALLERLQAQGFTKFRIDGAVYDVDELPTLAKTHKHTIEVVVDRFKVRDDLGNRVAESLETALRLGNDIVIVHHMDGADEAVLSAKHSCPVCDRVVSELEPRLFSFNNPAGACPSCDGLGKRQYFSAERIVAEPAKSINQGAIHGWDKRHAYYFGLLTTVCTHFGIDMDKPWQELLKKEQNIILNGSGKEKIVFNFTDERGRKTTKTVPFEGILPYLERRYHSTTSNIVRDELAQYLSDTTCNVCNGVRLNDIARHVKVDGRGVGDIIHLPIGQAWQYYENLHISGLKGEVADKIFKEIRERLGFLTKVGLEYLTLARSAETLSGGEAQRIRLASQIGAGLMGVMYVLDEPSIGLHQRDNDRLLSTLTHLRDLGNTVIVVEHDEDAICMADYIIDIGVGAGVHGGRVIAAGTADEIAKNNDSLTGQYLSGKKRIEVPKVRHTAKMGEVKKGKKTVSEPLYIRLEGAKGNNLKNVNLEIPIGVMTCITGVSGSGKSTLINRTLMPLSATYLNNATTLVPESYDKITGLEHLDKMVDIDQSPIGRTPRSNPATYTGVFTLIRDLFTQTPEARARGYKAGRFSFNVKGGRCEACQGDGMIKVEMHFLPDMYVPCDVCDGKRYNRETLEVHYKGKSISQVLDMTVENALSFFEAIPAIHRKLEALMQVGLGYIQLGQSATTLSGGEAQRVKLAKELAKRDTGQTLYILDEPTTGLHFHDIKKLLDILHTLRDKGNTVVVIEHNLDVIKTADHIVDLGYEGGDGGGMIVATGTPEKVAQDEKSHTGRFLKGVLEKG